A DNA window from Hordeum vulgare subsp. vulgare chromosome 1H, MorexV3_pseudomolecules_assembly, whole genome shotgun sequence contains the following coding sequences:
- the LOC123406167 gene encoding uncharacterized protein LOC123406167 yields the protein MALVVLVRLALWLLGSCLELAALVLFRGLALLVGAAVDLVRLPGQAADAALDATKGVLEAAGKFVFNLVWDVAVAVVSAFLESLWSVVAGTAEFVASTVVELMEATRDGSDEAAQALAEALEGAADAVAGTLAKLAENYTDALVHLLQNLI from the coding sequence ATGGCACTTGTCGTGCTCGTAAGACTAGCTCTGTGGCTTCTAGGCTCCTGCCTGGAGCTCGCCGCCCTAGTGCTCTTCCGGGGCCTGGCCCTCCTCGTCGGCGCCGCCGTGGACCTGGTCAGGCTGCCGGGGCAGGCGGCAGATGCGGCACTCGATGCGACCAAGGGCGTGCTTGAAGCGGCGGGGAAGTTCGTCTTCAACCTAGTCTGGGACGTGGCGGTGGCCGTCGTCTCGGCGTTTCTCGAGTCGCTCTGGAGCGTGGTGGCCGGCACGGCGGAGTTCGTGGCGTCTACGGTTGTGGAGCTCATGGAGGCAACGCGGGACGGCAGCGACGAGGCGGCGCAGGCGCTAGCGGAGGCGCTGGAGGGCGCGGCGGATGCGGTGGCCGGGACGCTGGCGAAGCTCGCGGAGAACTACACCGATGCTCTTGTGCACCTCTTGCAAAACCTCATCTGA